The DNA sequence ATTTTTAGCTCAGAGCAGCCTGGCAGAGGCGGTAGTGTGTGAGTGAGCAGTGTGCTTCAGCGTCAGTGAGCGTATGGAAAGGCTACTACTACCTGCAGCCTGTCTCTGCGCATTCCCTGGCCATGTGGAGACCAACTCCACAGGAGAATCTAGCTCTCTCCAGGCTAGGGCTGCCGCTCACTGCAGAGCTCCCCACCTGAGAGACTCTGAGACCTCTGGGGATGGGCAAGAGGGAGAGATGTTTCCACGTTGCTTAGGCTGATTGATAGAATTGGGTGTGGACAAAAAGGGGAAGGCACGTGTGCTCTTTAaaacttctgctcctccaggcAAGGGAGGGCCAGGTACCCGGCCTTCCAGCACCTCCAGAACTCACCTCACACacctgagggagaggggaggaggggaggaggaggaggaggaggaggaggagNNNNNNNNNNNNNNNNNNNNNNNNNNNNNNNNNNNNNNNNNNNNNNNNNNNNNNNNNNNNNNNNNNNNNNNNNNNNNNNNNNNNNNNNNNNNNNNNNNNNaggaggaggaggaggaggaggaggaggaggaggaggaagaggaggagttcCATGGGCTCAAGAAATAGGACTATGCCCTAAGACAGGAGATTGACTAAGATGACTTCTGACCCAGGAATGGAAGCTCAGGATCTGACACCTATTTCTGTTTGGTgttgaggtgggagggaggagggcaggctTACTGATTCACGGAGTTGTGGGCACGTGACAGTGTTAGGGAGCCAAAGGGGGCAAAATCTGGGGCTCTGCCCACTCTTTTCTAGTCTTCAGAAATCTGTTTCCTGGGCCTAAACGTTTGCCCCCAGTCCTTCCTGCTGTGTTACCAAGTGTGTAGACAAAAGTTCCAAGCATAGCAGGAGCTCCTACCCCAGTGGGAAGCTAAGGGCACAGCAGAGTTGGGAGTGGGGGCTGCACCACAACCTTCATATGCCCTTGAAAACCAGGAGAGCTGggggcagaaacagaaaagagaccTCTCTGTTGGGTGCCTAGGACCCAGGGCACTCCTCCCTCTGACAATATCACAATTCTCAAGTACTCAGGGTCCTTCAAATCCTTGTCTAGGGCAAAAAGAAGTCTGTTACAGGACCTGTTCAGCCCCTTGGGCTCCCAATATgggtgctgttaagtcactaatccTCATCCCACCCAGGCTCAGTGACCACTCCTCTCCAGTGACCATCCCAACCCCCACTAATCTCACCGCACCCCTACTCAGTCACAAGGCAAGGAGTCAGATCCTAGCAAAGAGGGTACCACTGCTACACACATGAAGCATCTTGTGCCAGGAACAGCCAGAGACAATTCACACTTaatatctaaacacacacacacacacacacacacacacgtctggcTCTACTGGGACCTTGAAACATCACTAAAAGCAGATGTCACTGATGTCCTCTGAAGCCCCCTTCCATATGTGCCTTTTTTCCTTTGGGAAGAGACCCTCTGGCTCACACAGGCCCTCCTACTGTTCCCACTTTCTAGGCATCTTGTCACCTCCACTGCCAGTGGTGACAATGCCAAGTGATAGATACAAACACATCAAAACCTGATTATTTGGGTCCTCactccttcctgcttccccacAGCTGTTTGCTTTACCTGAGAGAAGTGCAGGAGCTCTGGAAGGTCTTCCAAACCTTCCCCAGAAAGGGAAAAACTACACCTCCCAAGAGTCAGTGGAATTCAGCAACAGCCAGCGGGACAACAATTGAAACCGCCAGCAGGAGGGAGGCTAGAGCCCAGCTGGATCCTTAGCCACCAATCAGCTTCATACCCCAGTTTCCCCTGGGGCTGGCCAGGATGCTAGCCAAGACCCCTCCTCGCATCCTGTTCACCATTGGGACCACTTCCCCTGTTCCCTAACTAATCAGAAAGCCAGTGTGTCCAAAGCTAAAGAAACCTTATAGTGTTGAGGAGCAGTGGCGGTCAGGGGAGAGGTGTACTCAAACCCTTCTTCCTTCACGATGGGAGAGTCCTTGGAGCCCTTCCGCGGACGGGTCCGAGCCCACCAAAGGTTAATGTCTGCTTAGGGACTGGACTGGAAGCTGAGGGAAGTCCTCTGACTTCATGTTATTTCTGAACATTGATCCAGGATTGACCGGAAGACAACAAAAATCAGTGCCCAGAGTGGGCAAAGCTATAAGGAAAGCCGAGTAGGGCAAGAGTGGAGTAGGAAGGCAGGCCAGGGAGGGGTCGCACAGATGGCCCAGGTGAACTCCACACGGTAACATGACACTCTTTAGAGATGGACAGAGTTAACCTGAAAGCTGTTCCTCCTCCCCTAACACAGATTCGGAGGCGCCGCCCCACCCCTGCCGCCCTTGTGCTGACCAGTGACCAGTCATCCCCAGGTAACCCTGGGGAcaagtgctgggaagaagggggtCCTTGTAAGAGGGTGGCTGCTAGAGAGGAAGGGCAGACCTGGGGGTAAGCATTCACCCCAAGATGGGGCTGTGCTAGTAGAGGAGGACACCACCTGGTCCCTAAGTCTCCCAGGAACTGGGGTGGTCAACTAAGTGCAGGTTGCTGTGACAACAGCCTTCTAGGTTTCTCCAGCAACTGAGATGTCACTGTCCCCACTTCCAAAGGCAGTGACAGCTGTGAGGGGGAGAGACCGCCTCCATCAGCTGGCATCAGGTCCcgggaggagggagggacggTTTGAAACAGCTCAGGGAGAAAATGGGATTCTGGTCACCAGAGTCCCCACCAAGGTCTGGAGACAGAACAAGGTCTTGGAGAATGTCAGAAGAGCTTGGTAAGTATGCAAAAGAAGTAACCAGGCTAGTCTGAAATCTGGGATGCCCAAGTCTCCATCTTCCCCTCAACTTCCATAAATGATGCACATGTGTGGGCCTGATCAGATTCTCTCTCAGGGAGCCCTGCTCCTGGGAAAGCTCAGCTCTGGCTTTGGGggtgaagaggagggaaaaaagcaGAAGGACCCCAAATCTGCCTTCACAAATGTCAAGGCCTGAGGCCAGGAGACAGGCTTAGGCTACAAGGCCTGAGCCTTAGCAAAGCCAAGCACCAGTACAGGGGGCTCCAGAGAGAGCAGGCTCCTGGGACAGCTCGGGATGCAGGTGACTATGGAGTCCCTTCTCCTTCAGAACTCAAGTCTTTGGGGACTCCCAGGATTTCCTGCTCTTATCACTggccttgttgttgttgtttgttgttgctgttgttgttgttgttgtgtttccgATTTCCCTCAGAGATAGATGAAGACAGGATCCCCAACCCACTTCTCAAGGTGAGCTGGCCCCTCCTACTCAGTCCAGCCTCAAAAGTCAAACCCTGGCCCTCTAGatctagggtgtggctcagtgagaaAGAGCACCCACTTAGATATACAGGCCGTGAGTAAGCTCCCCAGAACCCAAAGCAAAAAGCCTTGTTCCCCACCAGTAAGGCCTTGATGCTCATCTTACAATCTCCATGCTCAGCCTGGCGGAATCTTCTTTCTCCTGAAACCCACCTGCCCTGACCTCTAGTCCAAAAGCAAGCCAAGGCAAAGGGGGTGAGGGAGGACTGGTACCTATCCAGGTTCTGTGTCTTCACAGTCCACTTTGTCAATGTCTCCACGGCAACGGAAGAAGATGACAAGGACCACACCCACCATGAAAGGTTTGGCATCTCCTTTCCAATTTCCCTTCTGCCTGAAGCTAGGGAGAAGATCTAGTAGCCCTGTGCCAGGAACCCTTGTGAGGCCACTGGGTCTGCCTTTATTTGAGTAGAGCTGGTGCTATGTGCAGgagtctcttgtagcccaagcCTGAATGCCACCTCCTCACTATGGTAGATAAATAGCACGTGACCTCATCAGCATAGCACGTGGAAGGTGCTGTATTCCTTGACTCCAAACTGAGGCCTCTCTCCTGCCCCTAGGGAGACCATGGACACTAGTACGTTAGGAGTGTCTTGTGTACGTGAAGGTTCTTTCCCTCTCCTACTTGCCTTTGAAAGAACATTTATGATCCTGCTTTCATGTCTCTCCTTGTTACCCAGTCAGTGTTCCTCCCTGGTTAGGATCTCATCACACTGGAAATTCAAGCACCCAGAAATGTGCACAGACCCATTGGTGGGGCTACTGAATTTGAAAGAACCCCCAAGGGAGATCTTAGGCAGTCATAGTCAATGTTCCCTCCTTTGTGCCCCCAAGAGCTCCAGACGATGGTTGAGCATCACCTAGGGCAACGGAAGCAAGGAGAGGAACCTGAGGAAGCTGCTGAGAGCACAGGGACCCAGGAGTCCTGCCCGCTTGAGATCCCAGACACAGGCTCAGCGTCAAGGCCGGGTACTCCTGGGATAGCACAAAGTATGTACAAGCCTGGGAGGTGTGTTCCCCAGccagctttacccactgagggaaggggaggagtcaCAGCCTGGGAGATGGAACAGCAGGCCTAAGGCTCAGTCAAGGACATGATGTATTCCACACATCACGTTTGAATCACTTTGTCTTACTGTAAGCTACCCCCTTGGACCACAGATATCTTCATGTGGCTGGGAAATGAGGGAACTCCACCAGGTTGAAAACAGTATTTGGCCCTGCCACAGAGCCAGGGCTACAGCCCCACCTCCACGACTGGCCACGACTGGCCAGTTCACCGGCAGAGCTGGTGTCTGTTTCACTGGGGTTGCCTTGGAGTCTTCCAGTGAGTCTGGTTCAGCACGGGAACACAGAGCTGATGGTGTTAATCCACAGCCACGGTTCCAGATTGTTCCAGAATTCCTACCATTTCCAGCTATGTGAAAATGACACAtactgtgtgttctgtgtgtcatGTAACACACCTACCTGGCAGAGCATCCTGCAAtcaaacacatgatttttttctgcAGTCCAGTGAATGGTTACACTGACTGGGATCAAAGCAGTTCATGTCAGGCTTAGCCTCACCTGCGTTTATGCTCTAAttttagttttaactttttagagggtttggtggttttgttttgtttttacttttcaatccctggctatggggggggggggagatagtGAGCTATCATAGTAACTGACCAGAGGCAGTTAGATCTACCCTACCAATGGCAGGGTAGATCTGTACCCAGTGGGTCTTGGGGCCCCTTCTCAGCAGCTGCAGCCCCTGTATAAGGACTGGTTCTCCCTCCACCACCCACCCACTTTCCCTCCCTAGAGCCTGCAGCATCCACCCCCAAGATTCAGGAGCAGTGTGGTGTGCAGCCCAGCACAAAGGACCCCTTGCCACCAGCGGATTCCCAGGGAGCCGGCTTGGTAAGCCCCATGGGCTGGGCTTTGGGCCGGCAGAAGAGCAGGCTGTAGGGCCTAGAGTTTAGAGCCAGAGGTGTAGACAAAAGAGCAGCGTCATTCAGTCACTGAAAATTTAACCTTTGTGGTACGAGGCCAAATATCTCTTCTGACAAAGAGAGACAGGATTAAGTGGCTGCAGGGAGGATCGAATGGAAAGTTTGTTATGTATGCCTTCTGGAACAGGTGATGAAAGTAGGCCAtggatttgattttattttttaataaagggCAGGTGGAACCAAAGTATTATGGGCTGAGAGCAAACCCTGACTAGAAGGGAGGGCTCAGATGAGATTAACAGCAGCAGCTGCCTCTGAAGGTAGCCAGTTGGGCTGACCAGAGGGAAGGATGACCCCATGGCCCGTCGgtcaccttccctttcctcccctgcaaCAGGTCTGAAAGGAGTTGGCATCCCAGGATCGCCACTGCGGTGTGGAAACTCATGGACACTGGATGTTCCTTAatctcttgtttttaaaagtgaTAAATTTGGTGTTAGGTCGTTGGTGCTCTTCTTTTTTCCAGCCTGGGGATTGCTTCCTTCCTTAGCTCCCTGTCTGCACTCCACAGTCCCCGCTCTCAGGACTAACTAGGGGAGGAAATAGGAAAACTGACAGAAGCCTAGATTTTATGTtcataaagagaaatgggagTCTGGAAGTCAAAGAGCACCTCAGTGCTTTCTTTCCTTACTGAGGAAAGCTCTGCCCACACAGAAGGGTTGCACTCTGGGAGACTGCAGGTCTCAAACAGAAGCCCTGACAAGCTGGGCGTCCTGTGCTGTGTCTCCCTCTGCTGGACATAAGTGGGAAGTGCACCTTGTCTCTAGACCCTGTGAAGAAAGTATTTGGAATTATCTGGCCTCCATCCAATTCTGTGGCCACTATTCCTTATTCCAACCTGATAGGAAAGACTGTCTGAGAACTCAAGTGTCTAGAAACCCAATGGGCCACCTCTTGTCCTTCATGCTGAGGTCAGGATAAGACTAACACCGTGCACAGGTGGAGAAATGGCTTCTGATCCCAGTCAGGCTTCTCATGATGCTGATTCTGCTTTtcccaaaaaaattaaagaaagaaaggaagaaggcaagatTCTTTCACCCTCTTTTGCTGCATCAGTGCGTCACAGCCTGGGTGGTGCCGCAGATAGCCTTCCCCTGGGCCTCTCTCCATTCTTAAGGAGAACACCCTGCCAGAGTTCTAACTCAGAAGATGACATGTGAGAGAACTTTTGCCTTGTGAACACCACACACATCCAGCCAGTCTCCCTTCTTTATTGATCTCTGGCTATATCAGGGGCCTGGGAGACCAGAAGCATGGGGAGTCACATGCGGTTCAGAGTGGCAAGTCTAACCACCATGGAGATGGACTTCACGAGAACAGGGCCCACTGTACAGATGCATGGCTGGTATTTACAAGAAAGGAGGAGGCAGCCACTTGGACTCGGCCTTTTCTTGGATGGATGAGGTGGGGCAGGGAgcctgaggaaggaagaggctcTGCCTGGCCTCACTTGGCTCTGTGTGCCCCAGGCAGCAACAGCCCTGCacccttccccttctgccttccaccCTGAGGGACCCAGGGAGGGGAATCTCTTCATAGGCCagttctgggagaaggaaggcaggaaggacccACTCTGACCACATGGATTGCTGGGTCATACCTTACCCCACTTGCACCAGGGCCAGCTGTCCCCTCCTTTGTTCATATACACTGAAGGAAGATCTCAAAGCATTTACAGACATTGGTCGGATGAGAGCCTCTTAGTCCCCGGGGACAGAAAGGAGGCAAAGGGCCAGAGACCCAGGTAGGGCAGGTGACAAGCTTCTCAAGCCCAGGCCAGCCCCAAGTTCTTGAGGACCCCGGATAGTCTTCCTGCAGGCATAATCCCAAGGCTCCTGTCCTCTCCCAGTCACTTcctgggcagaggagagagggagttTGCAAGGGAGCGGTGCTAGAGCAGCACACTTCTGTGGTCAAGAGGCTGTCCCCACCTCATCCTGCCCTTCCCATGCGGGCCCTTGAAAACTGCCAGCTTCCTTGGGAAACGGAAACCCAGACCTGCCAGCTAAGatctggggtgggggctgtgggAACCCCCAAAATGTATTGCTTAGAAACTTGGAGGCAAGAAGGATGGGGAGGGCCAAGGGGGCTGGCATCTGACCCTCCCCTCCAGGCCATAGGAAGCCTGTAGGAAGCTCACCCCTCCCAAGTAGCCACCTACCCAGGAAGGGAGTCCAGAGGCAAGGGGTGGGCATAGTGACCATTGGGGGCCTGTGGTTCCCCAGGCTTGTGTCCCAGTGGGTATTGGGTGGGGAGGggaccttcccccaccccaccagctcCAGCATTGGGCTTTCAGGTGAGCTATCTCTCCCACGACCAACACACTCCCTTGGAGCAGATGGGGGAACCAGTCGGATGGATAGTGCTAATGACATCGAAGACTTTGGACTCGGTGAGGACCTGTCAAAAGAAGGGGACACTTCAGTGTTCTGCTCTTGAACTTTATCTCTTAACCTGATCGTCCTTCTCCAAATCCCACCCAGTCCTCCCTTCATCCTCAGAACAGCTAGCGGCCAATGCCCATCAGATGCATGGCAGCCAATGGTACAAGCTGGGCTGAAATAAAGTCACATTTACTCTCTTGCCCCACCAAACCTTGTACCTAGACTGCAGCCTGCTCCATAGTCTCACAGCCCGGCACATGTGCCATCCTGTCTGCtgttctgtcctttcttccttcatgaaaGAATATGGGGCCAAAGAAGGTGACAGGAGTCCCTTGCTCCCCACCCGTGCCCTGGCTCTGTCCTGTGCCTCCAATTCTCTCCTGCTGAGCAGAGCCCAGAGAGCCACCTGAAGCCACGCTGGCTTAGCTACCCTCCTGCCTCCTAGCTCACCTGGCCAGCCCCCAGCTCTCTAATCCAGATTCCCGTTCTGGTTGTGCTCATCTTCAGCAGGGGAGGGTGGGGCCTCTTCCTCACAGGGGGATAGTTCATCAATGGACATCTGGTTGGTGATGCCTGCAGAGGGTCCAAGGAAGCTGACGTTAGGCCAAGAAATAGTTTCTCCAGAACCAAGGTGCatgtaaagaaaagaagaggccTGGCTCATCTGCTACCTCCTCCAATCCCGCACACATAAAAACTCACAGCCCCTGCTCACAGTGCAGCAGGAACCACCAAGTAACTCAGATCTCCAGGGGCACCATTTGCAGACAGCCAGTGTGCAAGGAGCCCAGCCATGGCACACGCAGAGGGTCCCAGAACTCAGAACACTGTGGCTGTccctgtcatctctccagcttccattcTAGAACAGCCCTAGCCACTCAACCCGTCAGCCTTCGTGTGGCCTCTTATTTTAGTCTGACTGGCTCCATTCCCAACTCGAGGAGTCAAAGAGCTGCCTGGGCTCGCAAAGGGGCCGAGAatgttcacatacatgcacacataacaccCACCACTTGCTGCCCGTTCCTTCCACTTCTGTTTGTTCTCCTGAATGTGCTTGGTCCAGGTGGAGCGGAAACTGACCACATCAGGGTTGGGGTCTCCTACGTCTACATCTAAAGAAGGCTGGCGCCACTGGAAGCTAGAAACAAGACCCATTCAAACGCCCAATTCCAGAAGTGAGACCTAGCCCTCTTCAGAATCCGATTCTTAGCCCTCAGCATGGAGAAGATGGAAGACCAGAAAGGCCGGAGTCCTTTTCCCTCTTCTAGATACCCTCAAATCCTTGTCTGTTTTCCCATAATTGTAGCCCTCCCTCTCCACACTCAATCTCctgatagaaggaaaaaaagattatCTGAAAGTCAGTTTAGACCCTTAAGGAAAAAACAATGTAGGGAGCCTAAGTGAGAGCTAGGCTCAGTCTTCTGTGACAAGAGAGGGGTTCTCAGACCTGAAgcatcctgcctccctccctcccatctagGCTGAAAGAATCATCTCTGTGCAGCCAATGGACCAGGACATGGTTACCCCAGCCACAGTCACCTAGGCTGACTTTTAGACTTGGAATCATCATCTGCCAAGGGCTGGACACTCTTCTCTGCCACATCAGTCAGCACAGAGAAGGTGGGCTCCACAATGAAGTCGATGAAACCTGCAGGAAGGGAGCAAGCAGCACAAGTGTCACACTTGGAGGacaaggcagacacaggagagcCTGGTTGTGAGGCTGCAAGTGACAAAGCCTAGAGGGTGATCTGGAGTGAACTCCCCCGCTGGGACAACCTGGGGACAGTATCTATGTGAGCCCAGAGAGACCCTTCCAATGCAGCGCTAGGTATCCAGCCCAGAATCCTTGCCTCAACAAGAACAGTTTAGGGACTTGGAGGTAT is a window from the Microtus ochrogaster isolate Prairie Vole_2 chromosome 15, MicOch1.0, whole genome shotgun sequence genome containing:
- the Ppp1r1a gene encoding protein phosphatase 1 regulatory subunit 1A isoform X1, whose translation is MEPDNSPRKIQFTVPLLEPHLDPEAAEQIRRRRPTPAALVLTSDQSSPEIDEDRIPNPLLKSTLSMSPRQRKKMTRTTPTMKELQTMVEHHLGQRKQGEEPEEAAESTGTQESCPLEIPDTGSASRPGTPGIAQKPAASTPKIQEQCGVQPSTKDPLPPADSQGAGLV
- the Ppp1r1a gene encoding protein phosphatase 1 regulatory subunit 1A isoform X2, with protein sequence MEPDNSPRKIQFTVPLLEPHLDPEAAEQIRRRRPTPAALVLTSDQSSPDEDRIPNPLLKSTLSMSPRQRKKMTRTTPTMKELQTMVEHHLGQRKQGEEPEEAAESTGTQESCPLEIPDTGSASRPGTPGIAQKPAASTPKIQEQCGVQPSTKDPLPPADSQGAGLV